The region CATCCTAGGTAACATGTCAAATATCACTCATCTGAAATCCACCTCaatccctggggggggggttgattttATAGTTTTTGATATTTCCGGGTTGAAGGTCACCTCGTGGTGGAAGCTCGGGTTTACCAACTTTTCGTGTCAGACTTTTCTCAATCATCGAGTCTTGTCAAGACCCTAATGGATGGAGTTGCTTTGTGACTTCCGGCCTATATTGTTGCGCGCAGGCTTATGGATTATTGGATGGCATGTTAGAGTCCCTCCTTTGCATTGATATCAAAGAGCCGCAGCAGCGTCCAGTCCACGTTGTTCTTGTTCGTGAGGAATCAAATAGTAGTTTTGTGGATGTTCAAACAAAAAGTTCCTAATTTGATAACAAGCAACCCTCTTCATTTCCGCCTGTATGAGGAAGCAGGAGAAGTTACAACTTTGGATGATTAATGTGAAGTAATTGACTGTGCTCCATTGAGCGTCCGGGCCGAGCAGAGCTGGGCCTCTTGCTTTGAAGCCAACCGACTTGACTGATGGGCCATGAACAGCACTGCCCCTAAACAAGAGGAGAACCACCCCGAGGCTCGTATCAGCCAGGATTCGTGTGTCTGACCCgctttcttttaaaagaaaatgatgaaaaaagagGGGGCCTTTTGATGGAGCCGTTTCCTAAAGCCTCGGACAATTTCAGAGAGGAGCGTTACAGTCTGGAAGCCTCGGACATACAGAGGCCCATAAATGTATGGAAGAAGTTGTTACTGATGCCTGGGACGGCGACCTTCAGTGGTGGCGGTCGGAACTTGAGACAGCCGAGCCCAATCCAAGAATGTTAGCGGACTGTTTCAGTTTAAAAGCCAATTTAAACAAGTTGTTTGTTCTACTAAATGGAAAGTCATGAAAAAAGTTGCAGCACCaacatttgtcctttttttaaaaattaaagctGATGTAAACATTAACAAAGAACCGTTTATTGTTACTTGGCTGCCCAACTCTTGATTGCAACATCCCCTGACTAATGTCGAGGGTCATATTAAGGGAAAACTGTAGAATAAAAGATGCAAGCCTTTTACTGACGGCCTCCCCCTGTGTGCGCATCCCCCAGAGCTAATCACCGACAACCAGATCGAGATCGGTCAGCTGAAGGCTGATCTGAGGGACAAGGTGATGTACACTCTGCTGCGAAAACACCGTCACCAGACCAAGAAGTCCAACCTGCGCTCCCTGGCTGACATCGGCAAGACGGTCTCCAGTGCAAGTAGGCTGTTTTCCAACCAGGAGAACGGTAATACTGATGCCAGTTTGGTGCAGTCTTCTTTTGTCAGTAATGTGGGGGAAAAATGCCAAATGAATTCagtctattcttttttttttagatgtgtaGTGAGAACAATGAGCACAATAAAGGACCCATTGGTACCGTCCTCACTGTGAACCCCTGATGTGGCACCTAAGATCTAAATTATTCCCAGCCATCCTTAGAAATGcccatttttttatttctaccACATTTGCAACCTCTTTAATTCTTTACTATCTAACCTAAATGTTCTAGTTGATGGATCTTTTTCCGATTCATCCCCTGAAATGATACCAGCATTCTAACCACAACTAACTTCCAGATGCAGAAGATGCAACTGATGATTAACAAAGTGTTTTTGCACTTCTAAGAACAGCCAGGACTGGATTGAACCAAAAAtttaatacataaataaaaaactCTCCctatgcagtgtgtgtgtactcTTACTACACTACGCTGctgtaataaatgtgtaattatGGAGATACGGACCTCCTTTACAAGAATACTAAATGTCTGAATTTGACACTGTTTGAATTCTTGACATGCTTCATTAATGGGAGACTATCAGTTTGTGGACTATCAGTCCAACTCTGGCTAATTATCACATTAATCTCAGTCATAAATGTTTACGCTGATTAATGGAGCTCACTTTGAATTTATGACACGGGTAAGAAAAGCCCACGGCCACAGATAGTCGTAAAACGTGACGGAATCTGGCTCCTGGAGGTGCTTTCTGCGGCTGCTAATGTGTTCATGATTCTCACTTCATTCATCCCTTGTCTATTTTTTGGCGTCCTGGGTGGAGGCGGGCCGccactgtgctgctctgctgtcggTTTGAAGCGGTCGAAAGCACAAAACCTCAAGaaaccccacccacccaaattaatttaattttctctgcacatttcaaatgcaaattcCCAAAAGGAATACTCCCCTCAGGCCGTTCTTCAGCACAGCGGCGGCGCCGCTCCACGCTGACCTCTAATTGACTTTAACAAGTGTACTTTATGTGTACTTTCACGTGTTGACAATGTAATTCATGTGTCAGAGGACATGGGCCTCTGGAAAGTGTAGTTATTTATTATCTATTAATAATGAAACTGGTTTATGACTGGGTTTAAAGGGCAGCTCTCCGTGTCAATGATCTCCTTTGTCGCTGTACTCAAATGGTAACATCACGTGAAAGCCCGCGGAGATCAGAGTGCTGCTGATCTGCCCCTCATTCAACTTAATCATTTCTTGCTTTCAATAATCTCAATGAGATTAATCCAACATCTTGGCTTTTTAGCCGCATCCCAGCACAACAGCCCAGTTTAAAATGTAACTCCAAAAATCAGTCTTGTGGTGTCATGAAAGGATTATTTCTAACATAATTCACTCACCAGGGACCCATGCTACTCATGTCACTCTGATGTAATCGCCCTCAGCTCTAAGTTTGTCCGTGGAAACGACGGATCATTTCTTTTGTCCTCCTAACAAACGTCTCTCTGTCTGAGTGGGCTCGGTCCTCAACTCTTCTgccatctctctttctccctttgcTGCCTCCCTGGATCGGGTTTGATAACCCGCTGCTGTTTCTAAAAGCTCGCAGTCCTCTTGAGAACTCTGTGACTTGCCTGTCGGGTCACATTTCGATGGAGGACTTGCAGTCTCAAACGAGCGCGAGCATGGACTGGCTGAGTAAGTTCACCCAGTCTACGTTTACACTGCAGACTCATGCTCAGTTCTGCTTAAAATGGACatctatatttttgtttttgaccTTGCCTTTAGTTCCAATTTGACTTTATTTGCAGCGATTCACAGGCCACTTATGAGCGAGAATGGTCAGAACTGAGAAACTGCTGCAGTGTAACCGTAGTTTTAATCCTATAAAATGTAGTTTAGATGCTATAATTACCACCATACATCTAATTTATCACTCCTGTTGTATAGTTTGTAGTTTTCTGTTTGGCTGAGATATTTGAATGGCTGATATTGCTTAACTGCCACAATATCACAGTTTATATTTATACTGGCTGCATCATACTGACATGTTATTACCCAGAATGCTTAGCTGTATAGTAGAGATCTGCACCTGTCTTAAATGTCTGACGGCTCCGGGACGGAAGAAGAGCCACACTCAGCTGTCAAAGCTTTGACAtgggagctgaaggaacaaatgTAAAGTCAGCAAAGCATCCGACTACCTGCTTCACATGAGTCAAGCACTTAATAAAGAGGCCACATGAGCAGAGATGATCAGATATTCTTAATACTGGAGTCAAAATCAAGCCTTTGGCTTTATTAAAGTCTGTATTCTGTAGTGTAACTTGGAAAAACATCATAATATTTCCGTTATGGTGAGTAAGGTAAGGTTTGTATAGAGGTTAAGACTCGACAGTTTGCGTGTTTAGAGTTGCTTCTTTAGTCTTTCTGATGCTGCATGATACACAGGGGCCAGCTGCCTTTTCTTGGGTTTGTGCTGCTTATTTCCAACTTCCCTTAATTTCTTATGGATCCTGCTTCAAGGTGAGGCAGTTCTGACGGAGGCTTTTGCGTTTCAACAGACAGCCCGACAACAACTCACCGGAATCTGACCAGCAGCCTGAATGATATTTCAGACAAGCCAGAGAAAGAGCAGGTAGGCCTGACAAGCAATGACCTTGAAATGCTCTTCCTGTGGGGTTTTCCACATGAAGTGCACAAGCAGTGGATGAGTTTCATGTTTGCTGCCTGTAAAACCATAAAACACTTCAGTTAGAGGTAAATTTGAAAACCTAATGCAAAATACCTCAAATATTCttccaaaaaaagaagaaaaaactggCAACCTTGTTGAGGTTTTATGTATTTTGGAGTTGCAGATATCAGTGTAAGCTGGTTTGGAGTCGGGGTAATATCTTTACACTGCTTTGCTGCAGCCGTGGCTATCATCCAgctagctgcagctgctctgaacCTGCTGCTACCAAGGCTGTAAAACTAGGCTCTTTATGTATTTTTTACTGTCCGCTGATCTTTGACGGTATGCAGAACAATCTGACTGCCTTGGGTCAATGGTCAGCGAAGACACTTTCCTGGAAAGGGAGAATTAGTGTGATTCAGAATAGAAGCAGGCGGGGCAGGATTTTCTCAATGTGGTCACTTTATGTGTAGCGTGTCGTGGGCCAACACTGCTTGGATGCTGTTAAAGGTGTGTGGTTGCATAGGTTAAACCTCCCCTCTGTCATTTATTTACGTGTGTTGGATGCATCCATTATAGCGAGTGATTCAGGCTAAAAACAGGTGCTATGGGTCCACTGAACCGTGGCTATTTGCTGATTTTGATGTTAATATGTAACCTGAGTTCAGGTAATAGTCATGTTTTACTTATAACCAGTTATTGTAAAAGCTACATATTAAAAATGGTCACGTGACTCAGATCGACGGCTTATTTGAGTGTTAAAAGTGGACCATGGGGAGCCCAGCAGGGGCCTCACCTCCATCTTGACACCTCcatgacaaaaaagaaatacagcagTCCTCCGTGTAGACGGGAGCCTCCTGGTTTGGTATTTAACTTGAATAGCGTTGTCGCCTTTTGAAATGATTTGTTTGATCACTACTGGGAGCCTTGCTGGTGTGAACCTAACATTTAACGTCTCCTCTCGGGTGGGTTCCCAAAGCTAAGGAACAAGTTCATGAAGAAGTTGCCGAGAGACGCGGAGGCGTCGAACGtgctggtgggggaggtggactTCCTGGACACGCCATTCGTGGCCTTTGTGCGCCTGCAGAAGGCCGTGATGCTGGGAGCCTTAACAGAAGTCCCAGTTCCCACAAGGTGGGGGAAACatggcagaaaacacacacattgtaatGTTTAAAGCTATAATATTCTGACCTTAATCAGTGATGGCAGGATGTAATATAAACACTGAAATTTGAAAGTAAAAGCTTAACTTAAGAAACGAGACCCTGAATGAATAATTTTGTCGGGTGTTTGCTTTAGGCCCTTTTTGTGTGCTGAACCATCCAGTGTCCATTTTCCATTCATCGTTGGTGGGATTCTGCTCTGTTTACAGATTTTTATTCATCTTGCTTGGGCCCAAAGGCAAGGCCAAGTCGTACCACGAGATCGGCAGAGCCATCGCCACGCTGATGTCAGACGAGGTCGGCACACTCTACCCTTCAAATACATCAGAATTTATTGCTTTTGTTAGACAAATTCCACTTTTAAGAAAAACGGCCtagatttttgtttgtttaaactgACCAATAAGGATCTGCCATCCTGTGTCTTCCTACCTGTGATTGTgcagcatctgtgcagcagaaCTCACAGGTCACTGCCCGGTGACACACACCATGCTTTGACAGGTCTCCCTCACACTTCAGTGCCTTGtcgctctctgtctcccctcagGTCTTCCACGACATTGCCTATAAGGCGAAGGATAGGCAGGACCTCCTGGCTGGTATCGACGAGTTCCTGGATGAGGTGATCGTGCTTCCTCCTGGAGAGTGGGACCCGACCATCAGGATAGAGCCCCCTAAatctcttccctcctctgacAAAAGGTCAAGAGAAGCATAGCGTTACCCACTGGACCACTTGGTTTTAAACAGAATCCATCTTGCTCTCTAAAAAGGGATTAAAGAAATCCAAACGGTAGCTCAGGGGCGCTATCTGCCCAGATATTCGCTTATCTGCCGTTATCTGAAACCACAAATGTTCACAGGTTCTTCAAGGACCTCGGGCTGTATACTATATTATTCTGTGGgtcatttattaaacccatcaaGTTAAAGATGAAGACAGACGATTGGAGGAAAGGACACCAGTAAACATCTGCGAGTTTACCTTAATGCTGGCAGCTAATTAGTTAGCTTGGTAACTGCTTTAATATGACATGAAATGCAGTCAGGAGCACAGATCTGCGTGTGTTCTGAAGGTGCCGCTTTCCACTGTATATTTATattgaagcagagcagcagctgagaaaACCCTGATGTGTCTGTACAATGTTGAATTATGAAAGAACTGTAGCAGATCGCTCTGCAAAATGAGCAGCGGCCACGACAAACGTGCTGAGCTGTCAAATAGTAACGCAACTGCAACCCTGACAGATCCCTCAAATTAAGAAGGAAGTACTAACGAACGGTAAACTGAAGATCTGTGTGTGCCTCAGGAAAAACATGTACGCGGGAGGGGACTCGCAGATGAATGGAGATATGCCTCATGATGGAGGTCACGGAGGAGGGGGGCATGAAGTAgggaaggagctgcagaagacGGGAAGGTATGAAGCCCTGGCAGCATTAAACACGCCTGGGTGGACGTGTCATATTCTCCCAAAGGacaaaacacttaaaaaaaagcagattgCATGATTTATGTCTCGTGAGCATGCTGTATTTTGCTTAATAAAatgtcctctgtgtctctgccttCAGGTTTTGTGGGGGTCTGTTACTTGACATCAAAAGAAAAGCGCCTTTCTTCATCAGTGACTTCACCGACGCGTTCCACATTCAGGCCTTGTCAGCCATCTTGTTTATTTACCTGGGCACCGTGACAAACGCCATCACTTTCGGCGGCCTGTTGGGGGATGCTACCGAAAACATGCAGGTCGGGATTGAGCCCTGCTCCCTGCGGCGCTTCCCGTCCTGGGTTCTGATCCATCTCACAAGTGTCTCCACTCTTGCGTGCAGGGCGTACTGGAGAGTTTCCTGGGCACGGCGATCACCGGCGGAGTCTTCTGCCTGCTGGCTGGCCAGCCTCTCACCATCCTCAGCAGCACCGGTCCGGTTCTGGTCTTTGAACGGTTGTTATTCAACTTTAGCAAGTGCGTCCTTCGTGTTGTCAGTGCTCTACAGAATGTAAGACGATGATTCTCAAGCGACCGTTTGTGTTGATTCTGTGTACTTGCTCTGCTTCTGCGTGCAGGGACAATGAGTTTGATTATTTGGAGTTCCGTCTGTGGATCGGCCTGTGGTCGGCGTTCTTCTGCCTGGTCCTGGTGGCCACTGATGCCAGCTTCTTGGTGCAGTACTTCACCCGCTTCACCGAGGAGGGCTTCTCCTGTCTCATaagcttcatcttcatctatGACGCCTTCAAGAAGATGCTGAAGCTGGCTCACCACTACCCCATCGATTCTGATTACAAGATGGATCACATCACGCAGTACGAATGCCTCTGCATGGCTCCGACGGTTGTAGGTGTGTTTTCACCTGGGGCGTAAAGCCGCCACACTTTTATGATTCTGAGAAATGCTTTATAACCCCCTTAAAAAGGGCGTCATGATTGATTGTTATTAAACACGTTTGCGTTTCGGCTCCTGGAAGTGCATATTCAGGATATTTTACGAGGCAATTTACGAGGCCGTTCTAATTTTATGTGAAtagacaaaacaaataaaaacttAGTGACATTTACTTTAAGCAAACATTCTTTGTATACACAGCACTGCAGCTGTATGGGCCTATTATGATTATTATGGCTCTAGACAGTCCCGATGGTTTGGGGAGTTGGATTGTGTTTGCTAAAGTCAAACTTTGCTTTTGCAGAAAACAGTACGGAAATCTTCGGAGACCCTTTGGAGGGAACCTCTGTCTGGGTCTGGAACAACACTGGGCTGGTAAGAGAGGACAGACTAGGATGTTTTAGTTCCTTCTTTTTGTCCTCCATCTGAAGTTTCATCTTTGTTCTTTTGGCTGTTCGAACCTTTAATCTTGCGTTTGCTCCGGTAAATATGGGCCCTGAGTAAAATACTCGTTCGTGCTTTAGCAGGGAAGAATCAAAGCTTTCCAAAGTTGGTTTCTGATTCGATGTGTACACATGATTTAAAGCGGGAGGTGATGACCAGTCTCTCGGTTGCCTCTGCAGCCAGGGAACGCCACATGGTCGTCCCTCACCAAGACGGAGTGCCTGAGGTACAAAGGCGAGCTGGTGGGGAAGGCCTGCGAGTTCGTCCCAGACATCACCCTCATGTCCTTCATCCTGTTCTTTGGCACCTACACCTGCTCCATGTGTCTGAAGAAGTTCAAGACCAGCCCGTTCTTCCCCACAACTGTGAGCTAACCTGCCCCAGCAGCTCGGCCCCCTGTTTGGTTGAACCCTGACTAAGAGCCACATGTCCCTTCGCCTTCACCCAGGTCAGGAAGCTCATCAGCGACTTTGCCATCATCCTGGCCATACTCATCTTCTGTGGAGTCGATGTTCTGGTGGGAGTGGAAACTCCGAAACTCATCGTGCCAAGTGAATTCAAGGTGGGTTGTTCTTAAAAAgggcactttttaaaaatgctgcacTCATAATTTTaccaacacggcgtcagaaaatGACAGTTTGAGTCTGACTTTCTTGTATTTCTATTACATATCAACGTTTATGTACTTTTTCCGAAGTCGTTCTTtcatgattattttaaattgtgcTTCCTGCCAAAAAGTGGGTTGAAAATTAGAGGAAGATGCAACAACTGCGCTGTCAGCTCACACATGACTGGTGCTGTATATAAACACGGTTAATCGCCCGCTGCCTTTGGGCTGCGTGCCAccggctgctgttttcagtAACGACGCTTTTCTTAGAATATCCGAGCCGTCGGCTGATGTGTGGCTGATGTGTGCAGCTGATGTGTGCAGCGCGTTAACCCGGCTGCTTCAGCCACATTTGTGAGCCAGGCTTAACCTCCATCTTCACTTCTGctgagagaagcagcagaacagatgGATTACATTTCTAAAcatctttattttaattataataTATTGTGTAAATGCATCAGCGTGCCGCTGACTGACATACTGAGGCTTCCGTTTCCCTTGATCACAGCCAACAAGTCCTAAGAGGGGCTGGTTTGTGCCCCCCTTCGGTGGAAACCCCTGGTGGGTTTACCTGATCTCGGCTGTTCCTGCCCTGCTGGTCACCATCCTGATATTCATGGATCAGCAGATCACAGCTGTGATCGTCAACAGGAAGGAGCACAAGCTGAAGGTCaggcttttttctctttcttttaaaGGTACTCTACGGGGAGGGTGCAGCTCATTACAGGGCACCATgtcagcatttgggggttctgTGCCTTGCGTCCTctctggggcttgaaccaacaACAACCCCCCCATTTCTCAGCAGTCCCCCACAGGCTGAGCTACTGCCGCCCTGATAAAGTtgttggaggaaaaataaaaagacacaaGTCAACAGTCTCGCCACTCGTGACAGAGCGGCTCGACCGCAGCGCGCCTGTATGGCGGAGGGATATTTTGTACACGGTGGAAATCACTGAGCGATGCAAAACATCCAGGACGTTTGGCGTTTACAGCTTTATATCGTCAACCAGACGCACGGCAACCCTGCAGTTTGGTACATTTGAGCCGTAGAACGGTTTCAGCCTGTGTCACCTGCTCACGTGCACTTTGGTTCCACACTGTCGAGCTTCCTTTCGTGTTTCACAGGCTCTTTGATTCTTTCTACTTAATTACAATGAGGTAATTCCAATAACTGGGAATCTTTGGCGTGGTTTGTCTGTCCGTGGCAGAAAGGAGCAGGTtaccacctggacctgttctTGGTGGCAGTTCTCATGGTGGTCTGCTCCTTCATGGGCCTGCCCTGGTACGTGGCCGCCACCGTCATCTCCATCGCACACATCGACAGTCTGAAGATGGAAACGGAAACGTCGGCTCCCGGGGAGCAGCCCAAGTTCTTGGGCGTGAGGTGAGACCACAGCCGTGGGCTTGTTTCGTCGCAGATTCTTGCCAGTTTCAGCGTTCAGGCTTCAtatttgtaaaacaaaaaaagagatttaGTCTGATTTTTCTCTGGCGTGTTTTCTTAAGGACAGACTTTTTTGTATTTCTGGTCTTTGGTTTTCTCGTCTTTTCCTCGACGCCCCACAGAGGTGCTTGGTGTGTCAGCTGTAAGCTGAACCAACAAATTGGAGGCTCGTCCTGCACCGTTAAGGCGAACTGGGACCTCTTACAGACAACGATGTTGACGGAGCTGAACCACGTCTAATCGTCCTCAAACTCAGTaccatttttaataaaacagaCGCCCCCCCCACTTGTTTTTCCAGAGAGCAGAGGGTCACTGGTGTGTTTGTCTTCATCCTGACTGGACTTTCCGTGTTAATGTCCCCGATTTTAAAGGtattttatcacatttttgCAACAGTTCAATACATTTTACAATATATCAACTATTTAATGTACTAAAACTTTATCCTTAATCGCATCACTGAAACATTTAAGTCCACATTTTAGACAATATGCTAAGC is a window of Takifugu flavidus isolate HTHZ2018 chromosome 5, ASM371156v2, whole genome shotgun sequence DNA encoding:
- the slc4a4a gene encoding solute carrier family 4 member 4a isoform X4; translation: MSSSKKMEDEAVLDRGASLLKHLCDEEEVEGHHTFYIGVHVPKSYRRRRRHRRRTSHKDKKEKLAENTSDKSDTENNDDPSNSILKPLISPAAERIRFILGEEDDGPAPPQLFTELDELLSVDGHEMEWKETARWIKFEEKVEKGGERWSKPHVATLSLHSLFELRKCIEKGTIMLDMEASTLPQVVELITDNQIEIGQLKADLRDKVMYTLLRKHRHQTKKSNLRSLADIGKTVSSASRLFSNQENDSPTTTHRNLTSSLNDISDKPEKEQLRNKFMKKLPRDAEASNVLVGEVDFLDTPFVAFVRLQKAVMLGALTEVPVPTRFLFILLGPKGKAKSYHEIGRAIATLMSDEVFHDIAYKAKDRQDLLAGIDEFLDEVIVLPPGEWDPTIRIEPPKSLPSSDKRKNMYAGGDSQMNGDMPHDGGHGGGGHEVGKELQKTGRFCGGLLLDIKRKAPFFISDFTDAFHIQALSAILFIYLGTVTNAITFGGLLGDATENMQGVLESFLGTAITGGVFCLLAGQPLTILSSTGPVLVFERLLFNFSKDNEFDYLEFRLWIGLWSAFFCLVLVATDASFLVQYFTRFTEEGFSCLISFIFIYDAFKKMLKLAHHYPIDSDYKMDHITQYECLCMAPTVVENSTEIFGDPLEGTSVWVWNNTGLPGNATWSSLTKTECLRYKGELVGKACEFVPDITLMSFILFFGTYTCSMCLKKFKTSPFFPTTVRKLISDFAIILAILIFCGVDVLVGVETPKLIVPSEFKPTSPKRGWFVPPFGGNPWWVYLISAVPALLVTILIFMDQQITAVIVNRKEHKLKKGAGYHLDLFLVAVLMVVCSFMGLPWYVAATVISIAHIDSLKMETETSAPGEQPKFLGVREQRVTGVFVFILTGLSVLMSPILKFIPMPVLYGVFLYMGVASLNGVQFMDRLKLLLMPAKHQPDLIYLRHVPLRKVHLFTFIQILCLALLWILKSTVAAIIFPVMILALVAVRKAMDYMFSQHDLSFLDDVIPEKDKKKKEDEKKKRSSLGSDAEDERSPHHSLDTHRAEQLRYYQANYLSSPEISPLKSVPQIRIDMDPDDDNSFYWKSRGSETSL
- the slc4a4a gene encoding solute carrier family 4 member 4a isoform X2; this encodes MSSSKKMEDEAVLDRGASLLKHLCDEEEVEGHHTFYIGVHVPKSYRRRRRHRRRTSHKDKKEKLAENTSDKSDTENNDDPSNSILKPLISPAAERIRFILGEEDDGPAPPQLFTELDELLSVDGHEMEWKETARWIKFEEKVEKGGERWSKPHVATLSLHSLFELRKCIEKGTIMLDMEASTLPQVVELITDNQIEIGQLKADLRDKVMYTLLRKHRHQTKKSNLRSLADIGKTVSSANSPTTTHRNLTSSLNDISDKPEKEQLRNKFMKKLPRDAEASNVLVGEVDFLDTPFVAFVRLQKAVMLGALTEVPVPTRFLFILLGPKGKAKSYHEIGRAIATLMSDEVFHDIAYKAKDRQDLLAGIDEFLDEVIVLPPGEWDPTIRIEPPKSLPSSDKRKNMYAGGDSQMNGDMPHDGGHGGGGHEVGKELQKTGRFCGGLLLDIKRKAPFFISDFTDAFHIQALSAILFIYLGTVTNAITFGGLLGDATENMQGVLESFLGTAITGGVFCLLAGQPLTILSSTGPVLVFERLLFNFSKDNEFDYLEFRLWIGLWSAFFCLVLVATDASFLVQYFTRFTEEGFSCLISFIFIYDAFKKMLKLAHHYPIDSDYKMDHITQYECLCMAPTVVENSTEIFGDPLEGTSVWVWNNTGLPGNATWSSLTKTECLRYKGELVGKACEFVPDITLMSFILFFGTYTCSMCLKKFKTSPFFPTTVRKLISDFAIILAILIFCGVDVLVGVETPKLIVPSEFKPTSPKRGWFVPPFGGNPWWVYLISAVPALLVTILIFMDQQITAVIVNRKEHKLKKGAGYHLDLFLVAVLMVVCSFMGLPWYVAATVISIAHIDSLKMETETSAPGEQPKFLGVREQRVTGVFVFILTGLSVLMSPILKFIPMPVLYGVFLYMGVASLNGVQVNGIILGYFTWFSSQMQPYICCFIYFCHFLQFMDRLKLLLMPAKHQPDLIYLRHVPLRKVHLFTFIQILCLALLWILKSTVAAIIFPVMILALVAVRKAMDYMFSQHDLSFLDDVIPEKDKKKKEDEKKKRSSLGSDAEDERSPHHSLDTHRAEQLRYYQANYLSSPEISPLKSVPQIRIDMDPDDDNSFYWKSRGSETSL
- the slc4a4a gene encoding solute carrier family 4 member 4a isoform X3, with the protein product MSSSKKMEDEAVLDRGASLLKHLCDEEEVEGHHTFYIGVHVPKSYRRRRRHRRRTSHKDKKEKLAENTSDKSDTENNDDPSNSILKPLISPAAERIRFILGEEDDGPAPPQLFTELDELLSVDGHEMEWKETARWIKFEEKVEKGGERWSKPHVATLSLHSLFELRKCIEKGTIMLDMEASTLPQVVELITDNQIEIGQLKADLRDKVMYTLLRKHRHQTKKSNLRSLADIGKTVSSASRLFSNQENDSPTTTHRNLTSSLNDISDKPEKEQLRNKFMKKLPRDAEASNVLVGEVDFLDTPFVAFVRLQKAVMLGALTEVPVPTRFLFILLGPKGKAKSYHEIGRAIATLMSDEVFHDIAYKAKDRQDLLAGIDEFLDEVIVLPPGEWDPTIRIEPPKSLPSSDKRKNMYAGGDSQMNGDMPHDGGHGGGGHEVGKELQKTGRFCGGLLLDIKRKAPFFISDFTDAFHIQALSAILFIYLGTVTNAITFGGLLGDATENMQGVLESFLGTAITGGVFCLLAGQPLTILSSTGPVLVFERLLFNFSKDNEFDYLEFRLWIGLWSAFFCLVLVATDASFLVQYFTRFTEEGFSCLISFIFIYDAFKKMLKLAHHYPIDSDYKMDHITQYECLCMAPTVVENSTEIFGDPLEGTSVWVWNNTGLPGNATWSSLTKTECLRYKGELVGKACEFVPDITLMSFILFFGTYTCSMCLKKFKTSPFFPTTVRKLISDFAIILAILIFCGVDVLVGVETPKLIVPSEFKPTSPKRGWFVPPFGGNPWWVYLISAVPALLVTILIFMDQQITAVIVNRKEHKLKKGAGYHLDLFLVAVLMVVCSFMGLPWYVAATVISIAHIDSLKMETETSAPGEQPKFLGVREQRVTGVFVFILTGLSVLMSPILKFIPMPVLYGVFLYMGVASLNGVQVNGIILGYFTWFSSQMQPYICCFIYFCHFLQFMDRLKLLLMPAKHQPDLIYLRHVPLRKVHLFTFIQILCLALLWILKSTVAAIIFPVMILALVAVRKAMDYMFSQHDLSFLDDVIPEKDKKKKEDEKKKRSSLGSDAEDSDNHYNENVPSIKIPMDMMEQEPFLGDKASDREKSPSFLGHTSC
- the slc4a4a gene encoding solute carrier family 4 member 4a isoform X1; the protein is MSSSKKMEDEAVLDRGASLLKHLCDEEEVEGHHTFYIGVHVPKSYRRRRRHRRRTSHKDKKEKLAENTSDKSDTENNDDPSNSILKPLISPAAERIRFILGEEDDGPAPPQLFTELDELLSVDGHEMEWKETARWIKFEEKVEKGGERWSKPHVATLSLHSLFELRKCIEKGTIMLDMEASTLPQVVELITDNQIEIGQLKADLRDKVMYTLLRKHRHQTKKSNLRSLADIGKTVSSASRLFSNQENDSPTTTHRNLTSSLNDISDKPEKEQLRNKFMKKLPRDAEASNVLVGEVDFLDTPFVAFVRLQKAVMLGALTEVPVPTRFLFILLGPKGKAKSYHEIGRAIATLMSDEVFHDIAYKAKDRQDLLAGIDEFLDEVIVLPPGEWDPTIRIEPPKSLPSSDKRKNMYAGGDSQMNGDMPHDGGHGGGGHEVGKELQKTGRFCGGLLLDIKRKAPFFISDFTDAFHIQALSAILFIYLGTVTNAITFGGLLGDATENMQGVLESFLGTAITGGVFCLLAGQPLTILSSTGPVLVFERLLFNFSKDNEFDYLEFRLWIGLWSAFFCLVLVATDASFLVQYFTRFTEEGFSCLISFIFIYDAFKKMLKLAHHYPIDSDYKMDHITQYECLCMAPTVVENSTEIFGDPLEGTSVWVWNNTGLPGNATWSSLTKTECLRYKGELVGKACEFVPDITLMSFILFFGTYTCSMCLKKFKTSPFFPTTVRKLISDFAIILAILIFCGVDVLVGVETPKLIVPSEFKPTSPKRGWFVPPFGGNPWWVYLISAVPALLVTILIFMDQQITAVIVNRKEHKLKKGAGYHLDLFLVAVLMVVCSFMGLPWYVAATVISIAHIDSLKMETETSAPGEQPKFLGVREQRVTGVFVFILTGLSVLMSPILKFIPMPVLYGVFLYMGVASLNGVQVNGIILGYFTWFSSQMQPYICCFIYFCHFLQFMDRLKLLLMPAKHQPDLIYLRHVPLRKVHLFTFIQILCLALLWILKSTVAAIIFPVMILALVAVRKAMDYMFSQHDLSFLDDVIPEKDKKKKEDEKKKRSSLGSDAEDERSPHHSLDTHRAEQLRYYQANYLSSPEISPLKSVPQIRIDMDPDDDNSFYWKSRGSETSL